CCCAAAAGCTAAAGAATTTAGTTTTACACTacccattaatttttttcctcggaaAAACTTTAAAGACATTTTCCACAATACCAAATGGAAACcagagttttaaaaattgttttcagtttctcttccCTATTCTGCCCATCTATAGCCAAccttggaagaaataaaatagagtTAGTGGATGTGAGAAGCTTGTAGGTTGTATATCTGAATTTGTATAGAATGAACTGCAATTTGCCTAAAGCAGAATAGTATTCTATCCAGCAAAGACAAAAGATCTCGCAATCTAATTGGAGGGTCTTTTCTAAATAAAAGACAGTGGACCATCTGCAAGTCTCTTGATTGCTTTCCACAAAAACCGTGCCTGAATCCAAGAAACACAGGTTTCCTCCCCATGTTTCCTCTTCCTCAATTGGAATTCACATCAACTACATTTTTTCTGAGAGTGAACTTGTATTAACAAAAGTCTGTTAAAGCATAGGTTCATTTTTTCCACATATTCAAATACAGAATAATAGTTTTAAAGAACTCTTACCAGCACTGGGAAATCTATTCTACTTAACGATTTGTAAGTATGGTTTCCACGTATCAGTCTCAAACCTTATTGCTTCACAACTGCAGTATcccttgaaaaaaatatatatttaaatggtcTGTTAATTTGTCTCAAATGGCTTTCAGATTTGGTGGGGGAGGGAGAACGGAATGGCCAACAGAGAACATTGACTTCAAAATATTACTGTGTAAGGGTTTcctcttattaaaaaaaggatACACTGTATTAAACAGCTGAAAGTAAAGACAGCATTCAAAGCCCATGAGTCAAGCCACAGCCAAAACCGTGTTCTACCCCTaagtatgttttcttttcctttttcttttttttctttttttttttaaacaaagatttcCTCAACTGCCATTTAATCTTCACCAGAGGGTGCTTCATCTTCAGATCCCTCATCCCCTGACTTCTCTGGTGCAGGGCtggctgattttttcttttctgggggaCTTTCAggttcttcatcctcttctttgGGGGATGGGGTCTTTTCTTTTGTTGCCTTGGAAGCTGTGGGGCGGCCCGCCTTCCCTTTGCCCTTCACTGGACTGGGagtcactgaaaaaagaaaaagcttataaAGGTTATGATCAGCAACAAAGACAAAAAAGTCATATGGCTTTACACAAACAGGATTTACAAGACACTTTGGTAGCAGGTTTAATTTTACTTTGACCATACCACACACATGGTGTTTTTTGCACTCCAGATTAGTAAAGCTGAACTGAAAAGTTAGCTAACaagattttaaaactatttaattGCAAGTCCTGACTAATTACTGGATATGACATCATAAACTAATATAGTTAGCCTCTTGTCAAACCAGTACATACGTTGCTATTATGATTTTAGACTTCCTACAGAAATGTATCAAATTTTCCTTTGGTTCAGATTTCTCCACCTTCCTCCACCCTGAAAACATCACAAAGTCCATGTTTCTTTCCCAAACAAAGCCACAAATTATATTATTTGGCTATGATACATAGAAAGTCAGACTGCAGCATCTCAAGAGGGAAGATTTTGCAATCTACGCTGTTTCGGCCAACAAGATGTAGATACTAACTCAATCTCTTAAGTAAGAATTAAAGCCACCTTATTATTTCATAGTGCTGCTTTAAATCACGGCAAGTTACATGAATTAGCCCTTCAACATTATACGAGAATGCCTACTGACCCCGAGGTTTCCACTGAGTCTTCTatagtagaaaaagaaaatactagcCTCTAAAGCAAACTGCATAACTTACTTTGCATAGACTCACCTGTAGCCTTTAGCCTGGGCTTcggcattttcttttctttcctctctggcTTGGATTTCTTGgagacctttttatttttcttttttgaactgCCATAGTCACTATCATCATCATCTTCCATGAGGAAGTCTTCATCACTTCCTGAATCTGCTGAAAGCACAAAGAAATTTAAGTttttgggaaaaaggaaagggagcagAAGATACAGTTGAGAGATCTGCCAGTTAAACTGTGGAGACAGGAAACTAGGACTCTGCGACCTTATGAGCTTCCACCTATCTTCTGTGTTACAGAAATTTGATATAGCCGAAGATTTTACACTAGTAGGGATAAAGCACTAGTATGATGAAATGGGCAAGTGTTTTGAGGTCCTCAAAATATGCTCCATCTCCTTAATAAGTAACCCATGTCAAAATAAAGAGAATCTCTTGACAGAGAGAAGTTAAGTGATCTTTTCAATGGCACTCATACTCCATTCTCCACTCTGGAATCATGTTTGCACTCAGAATTTCAGGAACTTACTCCGGTTCACTGCCATCTCTTCTTATGAAACAAACCGTCCTACTTTGATCAAACAAGGATGAAGCACTTTTACATCACCTGAAAGTAGTATCAATGCCTCAAAATAATGGGATagcaagaagcagcaaaatgcatTAAGAACTTTACAGTAATCTTTTAGGGCTGCTTTATGAAGACATACATCTTTGCCGCAAACATCGAACAAAAATTCTAGATGTAAAAAATGTAAGCTTGGTCTGTTGGACAGATAGGAAGTATCAAATACGTTACTGAGAAGGACAACCTACGTCTCCACTGTCACagtcaaaaagcaaaacttcCTTTTGCTATCTGGCCAGACCCATAAACTCGTGTCTGGTACTATACCCACATCACATCGATTTTAACTTTTTACAATCCCATTTACTCACTCTCCTGGAACTGTGCCTCATCATCCTCTTGTTCTTCCTCCTCACTACCCACATCATCCATAAGCATCTCTCGTTGTTTAGAAGCTGCTTTGGATGCTGCTTGTCGTTGCTGACGCACATTTTTGTGGTCTTCTTTCTCATCCTCACTGTCCTCTGCAGCAAAAGTCACCAAGTTATAATGAAGATACAGAATACAAACTACCTAACTCTCTTGAGGTAGCACGTGGGCAAGACAAAGGTCAAGTCATTCATGAGAAAGTTAATCAGGACACTCGCTGAATAACTGAGCTGCAAGGAGAACACGGTCACATTCAACCTAATAAGCATGTTTCTGTAGTCACTCAACAATGATTCCTGTGCAGTGTCTTTCACTGCAAAGACCtgcaacccttttttttttttacctgcaggCCTTTTCCTGGATTTGGAGGCGgctctcttatttttttctggtttagccttttttccttttttgcttttttgagagCTCTCATAGTCACTGTCAGCTTTGCCATCATCTGCTCCTAAGTCATCATCTTCACTGCCAAAATCTTCATCTGGAAGGAAAAGGTACGAACATGAAGTTCCTTGTATCATTCTGAAGTATGGAAGAGAACTACAGGGAAGAACTTAACATACATCTATCTACCTGTGAAGACAAACTTTATAGCAGCATCATGTTACACAAAAAAGTATGTTATCCCAAACCAGGGCTGGAAGTAACAGCAGTAGAGGCAGCATCCAGCTTAAGATAAGTGTATTAGAGAAGTGCATGCTTCTCTAGTCAGAACAATTTCTTTCGTATGTCAAATCCTACTCCTGTAACTCTTACAAAGTGGTCTTTACTTTGAAGATACACTATCAGCACAATGTAGTTAGTTACCTGCCGAGTGTGAATCATCTTTCTTAGTCTTcacatctttttcttctgaatcctCACTGAAAGTGAGAAAAAGACAGGATTTGACTGCTGGTTTAACTCCGATTTCAGTCACTGCTGTATGGAAAATATCAATTTTCAGAGAGCAAAGTGATCTCTAGGCTGGGAATATCACTCTTCCTGGACATTACCACGTTATACTTCAAGATTACTCAGCTGCGTATGCAGTTATCACGGTTGGAAAGATAATGTTCGAACTCTGAATCACATACAAAGTTATACAGAGTCA
This genomic interval from Calonectris borealis chromosome 26, bCalBor7.hap1.2, whole genome shotgun sequence contains the following:
- the NUCKS1 gene encoding nuclear ubiquitous casein and cyclin-dependent kinase substrate 1 isoform X4; the encoded protein is MSRPVRNRKVVDYSQFQESDDADEDYGRDSGPPSKKIRSSPREAKNKRRSGKNSQEDSEDSEEKDVKTKKDDSHSADEDFGSEDDDLGADDGKADSDYESSQKSKKGKKAKPEKNKRAASKSRKRPAEDSEDEKEDHKNVRQQRQAASKAASKQREMLMDDVGSEEEEQEDDEAQFQENSGSDEDFLMEDDDDSDYGSSKKKNKKVSKKSKPERKEKKMPKPRLKATVTPSPVKGKGKAGRPTASKATKEKTPSPKEEDEEPESPPEKKKSASPAPEKSGDEGSEDEAPSGED
- the NUCKS1 gene encoding nuclear ubiquitous casein and cyclin-dependent kinase substrate 1 isoform X3, with amino-acid sequence MSRPVRNRKVVDYSQFQESDDADEDYGRDSGPPSKKIRSSPREAKNKRRSGKNSQEDSEDSEEKDVKTKKDDSHSADEDFGSEDDDLGADDGKADSDYESSQKSKKGKKAKPEKNKRAASKSRKRPAEDSEDEKEDHKNVRQQRQAASKAASKQREMLMDDVGSEEEEQEDDEAQFQETDSGSDEDFLMEDDDDSDYGSSKKKNKKVSKKSKPERKEKKMPKPRLKATVTPSPVKGKGKAGRPTASKATKEKTPSPKEEDEEPESPPEKKKSASPAPEKSGDEGSEDEAPSGED
- the NUCKS1 gene encoding nuclear ubiquitous casein and cyclin-dependent kinase substrate 1 isoform X1; protein product: MSRPVRYHEQCLVLQTFGVTPSPDPNNDLCNWEPLVGTGRWSITPSFRNQMMLMKIMEEIQVPHPRKSVHLPGRLKIRGDLGRILRRTAVTEIGVKPAVKSCLFLTFSEDSEEKDVKTKKDDSHSADEDFGSEDDDLGADDGKADSDYESSQKSKKGKKAKPEKNKRAASKSRKRPAEDSEDEKEDHKNVRQQRQAASKAASKQREMLMDDVGSEEEEQEDDEAQFQETDSGSDEDFLMEDDDDSDYGSSKKKNKKVSKKSKPERKEKKMPKPRLKATVTPSPVKGKGKAGRPTASKATKEKTPSPKEEDEEPESPPEKKKSASPAPEKSGDEGSEDEAPSGED
- the NUCKS1 gene encoding nuclear ubiquitous casein and cyclin-dependent kinase substrate 1 isoform X2 — translated: MSRPVRYHEQCLVLQTFGVTPSPDPNNDLCNWEPLVGTGRWSITPSFRNQMMLMKIMEEIQVPHPRKSVHLPGRLKIRGDLGRILRRTAVTEIGVKPAVKSCLFLTFSEDSEEKDVKTKKDDSHSADEDFGSEDDDLGADDGKADSDYESSQKSKKGKKAKPEKNKRAASKSRKRPAEDSEDEKEDHKNVRQQRQAASKAASKQREMLMDDVGSEEEEQEDDEAQFQENSGSDEDFLMEDDDDSDYGSSKKKNKKVSKKSKPERKEKKMPKPRLKATVTPSPVKGKGKAGRPTASKATKEKTPSPKEEDEEPESPPEKKKSASPAPEKSGDEGSEDEAPSGED
- the NUCKS1 gene encoding nuclear ubiquitous casein and cyclin-dependent kinase substrate 1 isoform X5, translated to MKIMEEIQVPHPRKSVHLPGRLKIRGDLGRILRRTAVTEIGVKPAVKSCLFLTFSEDSEEKDVKTKKDDSHSADEDFGSEDDDLGADDGKADSDYESSQKSKKGKKAKPEKNKRAASKSRKRPAEDSEDEKEDHKNVRQQRQAASKAASKQREMLMDDVGSEEEEQEDDEAQFQETDSGSDEDFLMEDDDDSDYGSSKKKNKKVSKKSKPERKEKKMPKPRLKATVTPSPVKGKGKAGRPTASKATKEKTPSPKEEDEEPESPPEKKKSASPAPEKSGDEGSEDEAPSGED